Genomic window (Arcobacter sp. F2176):
CCTATCTCTGAATTTGCTCCAGAACCATCAGTATTTCCTTGAACACCAAATCCATCATGATTTGTTCCTTTTACAACAGATAAATTACCTTCATTGCCATTTACATCATATGCAGTAACTTTAATGCCTGTACTTTCACCAAATTCTGTATCAACATCTATAATCTTTGGTGCAGTTGCAACTGCTGTAATTGTGATATCGATAGGAGTTATTGTATCAGCTATATCTGCTGTTACTGTATTTGTAGAAGGTGTTAATTTCTCAAAGTTTCCACCCTCTACACTTGTAATTGAATTATCTAATGTACTTGCATCTTTATATACATCTTCTGTATTTGGATTTGTTACTTCTAGTGTTCCTGTACTTCCTTCAGTAATTGTAATATCACCAAGTTTTGTATGTATTACTACTGGTGTATCACCTGCTACTACTGGGTTTGACAAGGTTGCTGTAAATGTTACTGTTCCTGCTGCCTCATTTGTATCTGTTGCACTTAAACTTACTGTTGTCTCATCAGGCGTTGTCTCTGTTACAGTTGTTGTTGCTGTATCACTTGTATTTAGGTTTTCATAATTTCCACCAGTAGTTCCTGTGATTGATACTGTCTGTGTTTTTCCATCTGTTTGTCCATATACATCATCAGCACTTGCTACTGTTACACTTCCAGTAGTTTCTCCAGCTTTAATTGTTATCTCTGATCCATTACTTAATGTGATTACTAAATCTGTCTCTGGTTTATGATCTACACTTGCAGTATATGTTATATCTTCACCTGCTTGTACACTTTGTGTTGCAGTAAGTGTTACTGTTGTATCATCTATTGTATCAGCTATATCTGCTGTTACTGTATTTGTAGAAGGTGTTAATTTCTCAAAGTTTCCACCCTCTACACTTGTAATTGAATTATCTAATGTACTTGCATCTTTATATACATCTTCTGTATTTGGATTTGTTACTTCTAGTGTTCCTGTACTTCCTTCAGTAATTGTAATATCACCAAGTTTTGTATGTATTACTACTGGTGTATCACCTGCTACTACTGGGTTTGACAAGGTTGCTGTAAATGTTACTGTTCCTGCTGCCTCATTTGTATCTGTTGCACTTAAACTTACTGTTGATGTTACTGTAGTTGATGGAGAAACTGATGTTCCGGTATCTTCTGGATCGTTTGGAGTAGGAGTACCTCCTGTTCCAGGTACATTTAATATTGATCTTGTTGTTCTAAATCCATCAGGTCTTTCTCCTGGATTTAAATCTAAAGGAATATCATTATCTGTAGCATTTGGAGTAGTAGACGAATCTGAAAGTACTTCTCCTGCTGCTGATGCTTCCATTGCACTTGCTAAAGAACCAAAGTCATCAATTATAACCCCATATGGTTTATCTGCATTAGCTAAATTTTCATCAAATCGAGCTTCTAAATCTTTTATAATATCATCACTTTTAAAATCAGGGTTTAAAACTGTTTCTTTTAAATCAGTCACTCCCTCTTTGTCATAAATTACTGAAAGTACAGTCTTATTTACTTCACCATTTGATTTAATAAGATCGGCCATTCCATTAAAAGTTAATTTTAATTTTGGATTAGTACCTAAAGTCAATTGAATTGTACTCTCTCCATCAATCAAATTTAGAGCATATCCAGGATTTTTAGAATTATCTAAAAAATATTGTTCACCTTCTTTTGGAGTAAAAGTTGTATTTTTGTTAACTTCTATTTCTCTATAACTTCCATTTGGTTGTTTAATAATCAGATTCATTTTAGACCTTTTAGTGAATATTTTGTATATTATATATAAAAAAAGTCTCTAAAAAGTCTCTATTATGAAAAAATAAAGTTTCTTATAATTTCAATTATTATTTATTCTAAAAAATTATTTTATTGGGTTATTATGAGTAATTATTTTAAATTCGGCACCTAAATTATTATTATTAACTAAAAGTTTACCATTCATATTATTTTCGATTATTAGCTTAGACATAAAAAGTCCAACTCCAGTTCCATTTTTTTTGCCATATGTAAAAAAAGGTTTAAAAATATTTTCAAGAGGATCTACTTTTATTCCACCTGCATTATCTTCTATTTTTAGAATAACTTCATTATTTTCTTCTTTTACGCTAATAATAATTTTAGGATTTGAAATCTTTCTATCTATTAATGCATCTTTTGCATTATTAAGAAGATTTATTAAAACTTGTGTATATTCATTTTTATAACCAATTATTTTAGGATTTTTACTCACTCTTATTTCAAGTAATATATCATTGGCTTTTAAACTTGCACTTGTGAGTCTATATGCAGTATTTATTTCTTCTAATACTTTAAATTCTTCTATTTTTTTATTTGTAGCAAAAAAATTCCTAAAATCATCAATTGTATTTGACATATATTTTGTAATAATATTCAAATTTTCAATTGATTCTTTTAACTCTTCTTGTTTCACTTCCATATTTAGATTTAATTTACCTTCAATAGGAATGAATAAAGAAGATATTTCCATCAAAGGCTGTCTCCATTGATGAGAAATATTATTTAACATCTCTCCTAAAGCAGCCATTTTATTTTGAGCAAACAGAAGCTTATCTTTTTGTCGATTTTTTTCAATCTCATTTTCAATAAGAATTTGCAATTCTTTATTCTTCTTTGATAAGGATAAAAATTTTTCTTCTTTTTTCTCCATATTTAATAACCAAACCTTTGTCCAAATTCAAAATCTGGTTTTACAACTTCATTACCTTTTGTATTTATATATCCCACTTTTTTATTTAAAACTACTTTTGTAAATTTTGAATAAAAATTATTTATGTAGTCATACTTTGGCTCAATAATAACTTCACATTTCTTATTTATAAAACCCCATTTATCATCAAGTTCAGTTCTTGCAAACGAATTTACAAGAGGAAATATTTCATCATATTTCCCATCTAATAATACTTTCATATTATTTGAAATACAACCCCATTTATTATTAGGGAACTGCACAAAAGCAACTCCATTTGTAAACTCTTTTGCGCCTAAATAAAATGGCTTTTGCACTACTTCGAAGTTTTTATTTACATAGCCATATTTATCATTTTCTTTTATAATAAAAAACTTATTGTAAAATTTTGAGATGTAGTCATATTTTGCTACTAATAAAAACTTATTTTTATCATTAATTATTCCATACTTATTATTTTGTTTAACAATAGAATAATACTCACTGTCTTTATTCTTTTCATTAATACTTTCAAAAGGAGTAGCATCTTCGTAAACTTTATTGAGGTTAAGTTTATCTTTTTCTTGTAAAATCATATATTTATTATCTTTTATTACAAGAATTGAATTTTCTTTTGAACTACATCCAATTATTAAAAAAGAAGTTGCAAGATATAAAACTGCTAGGTATAATTTATTCATAATATTTCCTTTATCTTTCATGTAATGCATTATCTTTTGTTTTCAATATAGGTTTCAAAATAAAATCAAGTATTGTTTTTTTACCTGTAATAATATCAACTGTAGCAACCATCCCTGGTATGATAGGGAGTTTTATCCCATTTCTTTCAAGATAATTTTTATTTGTTTTTATTAAAACTCTATAATAACTTTTCCCTTCTTTTGATTCTTTATCTATAATACTATCAGCAGATATCTCAATAATCTTACCTTCAAGTCCACCATAAATAGAAAAATCATAAGCAGTAATTTTTACTATTGCCTTTTGACTTGGATTAATAAAAGCAATATCTTTGGGATCAATTTTAGCATCTACTACTAAAACATCACTCTCTGGAACAATTTCTATAAGATCAACACCTGATTGAACAACACCTCCAATCGTATTATAATAAAGTTGTTTCACAATTCCATCAACAGGTGAAGTAAGAATTGTCTTTGCAACTTTATCTTTATCTCCTACCATTTTTGCTTCAAATTTATTAATTAAACTTGCCGTCTCTTGGAGTTTTTTAGAAGATTCTGCCTTAAAAGTATTGATTTTTTCTGTCATTCTGCTTTTAGCTTCTTCAATTGCTAATTTTGATCTTTTTACAGATAATAAGGCAGCTTCCAAATCACCTGTTGTTTTGTTATACTCTTTTTCTACATCAAGTAAATCGTATTTTGATTTAACACCTCTATTTACTAATCTTTGAATAGTAAGCCTTTGTTCTTTTATTATGTTATAACTTTTGCTCAAATTTTTGATTGTATTTTCTATTTCTTTTAATTCTTGCTCTTTTTGTCCTGCTTGATTTTCCAATACTTTTACAGACGATTTTAGTTCATTAAATCTATTTATTAACAATCTTTTTTCTAAAATATCATATCTAGAAGGATCATTCATAACTTCTTTTGGAAAAACTAAAGTTGGTAATTCTTTATTTATATCAATATTTGATTCAACTTCTAATCTTACTTTCACAGCAAGTAAACTTAAATACTCTTGTTTACTCTCTTCTAAAGTTGCTTGAAATCTTGTTGTATCAATTTTCATCAAAGGAGTACCTTTTTTTACAATTTGCCCCTCTTTTACTAAAATTTCTGAAATAATACCACCATCAAGTGACTGTATTTTTTGTATTTTATCAGTGGGAATTACTTTTCCTTGTCCCCTTGCCAATTCATCTATTTCTGCAAAGGCTGCCCAAATAATAGCAATAGTAAATAATGATATAATAAATAAAAAAAGTATATTTGCAAACTTTGTTGGACTTTCATTTGCATTTGAATAACTTGTATATATAAATTCTAAATCTTTTGTTTCATTATCTTCTAGTCCATAAAGTCTTTTAAACCACCCAGAAACATTACCACTTAGGTCTTTTACGTTAATTACTTGCGACAATAATAATCTAACTTTACTCATTTTTGCCACCTTGATTTGATTTATATAGACCTTCTTTAGGCCCATCAAAAACAATATTCCCATTATCTAACACAATAACCCTATCAACAAGATCCAATATTGAAGTTTTGTGAGTAACTATAATTACAGTCTTATCTTGTATAATATTTTTTAATTTTTTAATAAAAGCTTTTTCAGTTTGACTATCCATTGAGTTTGTTGGCTCATCTAACATCAATATATTTGGATCGGAAATAAGTGCTCTTGCCAAAGTTACACTTTGTCTTTCTCCTCCACTTAATCCATCACCTCTTTCACCTACCATTAAATCAAAACCAGCTTCATGTTTACCTAGAAATTCATCAAGACCTGCAATCTTTGACACAGATATTAACTCCTCATCAGATACATATTGTTCACCAATTGTTATATTATCTTTAATAGTTCCCATAAATAAAAATGGTTCTTGAGGAACTACTCCAATTGAACTTCTTAAATCAATAGGATCTATTTGTCTAACATCTACTTCATCGACAAGTATTGAACCATTTGTTGGCTCATATAAATTCATGATAAGTTTTAATAAAGTAGATTTTCCAGTACCAATTTTTCCTAATATTGCTACTTTTTCACCTTTTTTAATTGTCATATTAAGATTATTTAGTATCTTGTATTTACTCTGTTTATATGAAAAATCGACATTTTTAAATTCTATATTACCATTTAAATTAGGTCTACTAATATAATTCTTATTTTCTTTTTCAACTGGCATTTTCATGATTTCATCTAAATTATTCAAGGAAAGCATTGTTTTATCGTATCTCATTATTAAAGAAACTAATTGTGAGACAGGTGCTATTGTTCGACCATTTAACATCATAGAAGCAATGATTGCACCCATTGTTATATCACCTTCACTTGCTAAATAAACTCCACCTGCAACAATCGCTATATTTGAGAACTGCGCTATATAGGCTGTAAAGAAAGTGATACTTTGAGATAAAAACTGACCTTTATCTGCAAAATGTACTGTTTTTCCAACACTTTGATCCCAATTTGTTCTCATTCTATTTTGTGCTTTCACACTTTTAATAATTTCAAGTCCAGTAACTGTTTCTATAAGTGTTGTTTGTTTTATTTGTTCTTC
Coding sequences:
- a CDS encoding WG repeat-containing protein produces the protein MNKLYLAVLYLATSFLIIGCSSKENSILVIKDNKYMILQEKDKLNLNKVYEDATPFESINEKNKDSEYYSIVKQNNKYGIINDKNKFLLVAKYDYISKFYNKFFIIKENDKYGYVNKNFEVVQKPFYLGAKEFTNGVAFVQFPNNKWGCISNNMKVLLDGKYDEIFPLVNSFARTELDDKWGFINKKCEVIIEPKYDYINNFYSKFTKVVLNKKVGYINTKGNEVVKPDFEFGQRFGY
- a CDS encoding type I secretion system permease/ATPase codes for the protein MENEERDLNTLQDRREVDTLLECLLFLAKYYKRETSAGSLKFNLPIHNRSFDLPMFIKASKRIGLTTKTVKRENVQNLTKLALPAVLLLEKNRSCVLLDYNEKTSIAKIILPGVSSGETEISLEKLNSEFIGEVIIIKPEYNFNNRIDKEILVETPKEWFWGTLARNKGLYNQVILVSLFINLFILATPLFTMNVYDRVLPNNAIDTMWVLFIGISFVMLFDFIMKILRAYFLGIASKRTDTIIANKIFNHVLNIKIDSKPASTGQFVSRLQSFESVREFFTSATVAAFVDFPFAIFFLIVIFYISGPLVLITLATVLLSIGTSWYMQRPLKTIIEKSVKEEQIKQTTLIETVTGLEIIKSVKAQNRMRTNWDQSVGKTVHFADKGQFLSQSITFFTAYIAQFSNIAIVAGGVYLASEGDITMGAIIASMMLNGRTIAPVSQLVSLIMRYDKTMLSLNNLDEIMKMPVEKENKNYISRPNLNGNIEFKNVDFSYKQSKYKILNNLNMTIKKGEKVAILGKIGTGKSTLLKLIMNLYEPTNGSILVDEVDVRQIDPIDLRSSIGVVPQEPFLFMGTIKDNITIGEQYVSDEELISVSKIAGLDEFLGKHEAGFDLMVGERGDGLSGGERQSVTLARALISDPNILMLDEPTNSMDSQTEKAFIKKLKNIIQDKTVIIVTHKTSILDLVDRVIVLDNGNIVFDGPKEGLYKSNQGGKNE
- a CDS encoding sensor histidine kinase codes for the protein MEKKEEKFLSLSKKNKELQILIENEIEKNRQKDKLLFAQNKMAALGEMLNNISHQWRQPLMEISSLFIPIEGKLNLNMEVKQEELKESIENLNIITKYMSNTIDDFRNFFATNKKIEEFKVLEEINTAYRLTSASLKANDILLEIRVSKNPKIIGYKNEYTQVLINLLNNAKDALIDRKISNPKIIISVKEENNEVILKIEDNAGGIKVDPLENIFKPFFTYGKKNGTGVGLFMSKLIIENNMNGKLLVNNNNLGAEFKIITHNNPIK
- a CDS encoding HlyD family type I secretion periplasmic adaptor subunit, yielding MSKVRLLLSQVINVKDLSGNVSGWFKRLYGLEDNETKDLEFIYTSYSNANESPTKFANILFLFIISLFTIAIIWAAFAEIDELARGQGKVIPTDKIQKIQSLDGGIISEILVKEGQIVKKGTPLMKIDTTRFQATLEESKQEYLSLLAVKVRLEVESNIDINKELPTLVFPKEVMNDPSRYDILEKRLLINRFNELKSSVKVLENQAGQKEQELKEIENTIKNLSKSYNIIKEQRLTIQRLVNRGVKSKYDLLDVEKEYNKTTGDLEAALLSVKRSKLAIEEAKSRMTEKINTFKAESSKKLQETASLINKFEAKMVGDKDKVAKTILTSPVDGIVKQLYYNTIGGVVQSGVDLIEIVPESDVLVVDAKIDPKDIAFINPSQKAIVKITAYDFSIYGGLEGKIIEISADSIIDKESKEGKSYYRVLIKTNKNYLERNGIKLPIIPGMVATVDIITGKKTILDFILKPILKTKDNALHER